In the genome of Gammaproteobacteria bacterium, one region contains:
- a CDS encoding acetyl-CoA C-acetyltransferase, which yields MSTRAHKAFGNKPVYIVDGCRTPFLKARGKTGPFVAADLGVGAAKPLVQRQPFSPDKFDEVIVGCVMPGADEANIARVIALRVGCGEHVPAWTVQRNCASGMQALDTAASNIASGRSHLILAGGVEAMSHAPVLLNEKMVNWLGMFGAAKTPVAKIKALGKLTGKHLQPIIGLLRGLTDPVVGLSMGQTAENLAYRFGISRSQMDAFSVESHRRLAAAQDAGFMEEIEVIYDTRGKFYDQDDGLRRDSDMTGLAKLKPYFDRKFGKVTPGNSAQITDGAAMLILASEEAVKEHNLKVIGKIVDAHWAGLDPSEMGLGPAYAMAPIMERNKLKIEDVDYWEINEAFAAQVLACVEAWKSEDYCKDFIGLKSAIGEIPHEKLNVDGGGISIGHPVGASGARIVLHLLSVLKRNNAKTGMASLCIGGGQGGAMLIESVE from the coding sequence ATGAGTACTCGGGCACACAAAGCGTTTGGTAATAAACCAGTTTATATCGTCGACGGTTGTCGTACCCCTTTTCTGAAAGCCAGGGGAAAAACAGGTCCATTTGTTGCCGCTGATCTCGGCGTAGGCGCAGCAAAACCATTGGTGCAGCGTCAACCTTTTTCCCCTGACAAATTTGATGAAGTGATTGTAGGCTGTGTTATGCCGGGCGCAGATGAAGCCAATATCGCTCGCGTCATTGCCTTACGTGTCGGTTGCGGAGAACACGTTCCGGCATGGACGGTACAGCGCAATTGCGCGTCGGGTATGCAAGCATTGGACACCGCAGCGAGTAATATCGCCAGCGGCCGTTCTCACCTCATACTAGCGGGCGGTGTTGAGGCAATGAGCCACGCGCCTGTTCTACTCAATGAAAAAATGGTGAACTGGCTAGGTATGTTTGGCGCAGCCAAAACGCCTGTTGCAAAGATTAAAGCACTCGGCAAACTCACTGGTAAACATCTCCAACCGATAATTGGTCTGTTACGCGGGCTAACTGATCCTGTTGTTGGATTGTCTATGGGGCAAACCGCAGAAAATCTTGCCTATCGTTTTGGCATTTCACGTAGCCAGATGGATGCATTCTCCGTTGAAAGTCATCGTCGCCTCGCTGCAGCGCAAGACGCCGGTTTTATGGAAGAGATCGAAGTGATTTACGACACGCGCGGTAAATTCTATGACCAGGACGACGGATTGCGCAGAGATTCGGATATGACCGGTCTTGCGAAACTAAAACCCTACTTCGATCGAAAATTCGGCAAAGTTACGCCAGGTAACAGCGCACAGATTACCGACGGCGCGGCAATGCTGATACTCGCCAGCGAAGAAGCAGTAAAAGAACACAATTTGAAAGTCATCGGAAAGATCGTTGATGCACATTGGGCCGGTCTTGATCCATCAGAAATGGGGCTAGGTCCTGCCTATGCCATGGCGCCCATCATGGAGCGCAACAAACTCAAGATCGAAGATGTGGATTATTGGGAAATCAATGAAGCCTTTGCGGCTCAGGTACTCGCCTGTGTCGAGGCGTGGAAAAGCGAAGACTATTGCAAAGACTTTATCGGACTAAAAAGCGCCATCGGAGAGATTCCGCATGAGAAACTGAATGTCGATGGTGGCGGCATCAGTATCGGTCACCCCGTAGGCGCTAGCGGCGCGCGCATTGTGCTGCACTTACTGAGTGTCTTAAAGCGTAATAATGCCAAAACAGGCATGGCCAGTCTATGCATAGGCGGTGGTCAGGGTGGCGCGATGTTAATTGAGTCTGTGGAGTAA
- a CDS encoding acyl-CoA dehydrogenase, translating into MLLAVLIGIILAGVLAFRQAALKTWTLAFAIYLLLSSFLLEGGVLLGAGWFVFLAVAVILNIDTLRTTLVTDRILDIFRKILPPMSKTEQDAIEAGTVWWDAHLFSGNPDWNELLQYPKPALSTEEQAFLDGPVEQLCSMLDDWKINQELNDLPEEVWQFIKDNKFFGMIIPKKYGGLEFSALAHSAVVMKISTRSVATAVTVMVPNSLGPAELLHRYGTEDQKQHYLPNLAVGKEIPCFALTSPEAGSDAGAIPDIGVVCRGTYKGKETLGIRVTWDKRYITLGPVATVLGLAFKLYDPDHLLGDTEELGITCALIPTDHEGVNIGRRHHPLSIAFQNGPNSGDDVFIPIDWIIGGHKQAGNGWRMLVECLAAGRSISLPALSVGGAKFAARAVGAYARIRKQFKTPIGYFEGVEEPLARIGGYAYMCDSARTMSAGALDMGESPSVVSAILKYNLTERMRKAVNDAMDVQGGAGICLGPHNIFGKLYQAIPISITVEGANILTRSMIVYGQGAIRCHPFVLKEMQAAHEQDLRKASEDFDQAIRGHISFSLANCFRSLFFGLTGSRLALVPMVGKNERYFQHLTRMSSAFAFVSDVAMLSLGGALKRKEKLSGRLADALSMLYLASATLKRYEDDGRPEEDLPFLRWALDDCLYGIQEALYGICKNFPNRILGQFLRFICFPLGRTFAPPSDDLGHKVSRNLLADSASRDRLTSGIFVPSDQNEQVGRLEQALKDLPGIERIEKLIQKARKEGKLKVISISYKDMVNKAVSEKIISQQEADQILSYDALRREIIKVDDFAPSEFKLKS; encoded by the coding sequence GTGCTTTTAGCAGTATTGATTGGAATAATTCTCGCTGGGGTACTGGCCTTTCGCCAGGCGGCACTTAAAACCTGGACTTTGGCATTTGCCATTTACCTTTTGTTGTCCAGTTTCCTGCTTGAAGGTGGTGTTTTGCTGGGCGCTGGGTGGTTTGTGTTTTTGGCAGTGGCCGTCATCCTCAACATAGACACCTTACGCACGACACTGGTGACTGACAGAATACTCGATATCTTTCGGAAAATTCTTCCACCCATGTCCAAGACCGAACAGGATGCCATAGAAGCCGGAACGGTGTGGTGGGACGCTCATCTTTTTTCCGGTAATCCAGATTGGAACGAACTGCTTCAATATCCAAAACCAGCGCTGAGTACGGAAGAACAGGCATTTTTAGACGGTCCAGTTGAGCAATTGTGCTCAATGCTCGATGACTGGAAGATTAACCAAGAGCTCAATGATCTTCCGGAAGAAGTATGGCAATTCATCAAAGACAATAAATTTTTCGGAATGATTATTCCGAAAAAATATGGCGGCCTCGAATTCTCTGCCCTCGCCCACTCTGCTGTAGTTATGAAAATCTCTACACGCAGCGTTGCGACCGCTGTAACGGTAATGGTGCCAAATTCATTGGGCCCAGCAGAATTGCTGCACCGCTACGGTACCGAAGATCAAAAACAGCACTATCTGCCGAATCTCGCCGTCGGAAAAGAAATCCCATGTTTCGCACTGACCAGCCCTGAGGCTGGTAGTGATGCCGGTGCAATTCCTGATATTGGTGTGGTTTGCCGCGGCACCTACAAAGGTAAAGAAACACTAGGAATACGCGTTACCTGGGACAAGCGTTATATCACCCTGGGTCCGGTCGCGACTGTGCTTGGTCTCGCATTTAAACTCTATGACCCGGATCATCTTCTTGGAGATACTGAGGAGTTGGGTATTACCTGTGCGCTCATCCCAACGGATCACGAAGGTGTCAACATCGGTCGACGACACCACCCTTTGAGTATTGCCTTCCAGAACGGTCCAAATAGCGGTGACGATGTATTCATCCCTATTGACTGGATCATTGGTGGACACAAACAGGCTGGTAATGGCTGGCGCATGCTGGTCGAATGTCTAGCTGCTGGTCGCTCGATTTCACTTCCTGCATTGAGTGTGGGTGGCGCAAAATTCGCAGCCCGTGCAGTGGGTGCTTATGCACGAATTCGTAAACAGTTTAAAACGCCGATTGGCTATTTCGAAGGTGTAGAAGAGCCGCTCGCACGCATCGGTGGTTATGCCTATATGTGTGACTCTGCGCGCACCATGAGTGCTGGTGCTCTCGATATGGGAGAGAGCCCGTCGGTTGTATCCGCTATACTTAAATACAATCTCACTGAGCGTATGCGTAAGGCCGTCAATGATGCCATGGACGTACAAGGTGGTGCAGGTATTTGTCTCGGCCCACATAATATTTTCGGCAAGCTGTACCAGGCTATACCGATCAGCATCACAGTGGAAGGAGCCAACATTCTTACACGTAGTATGATCGTCTATGGTCAGGGTGCGATACGCTGTCATCCTTTTGTGTTGAAAGAAATGCAGGCAGCACACGAACAGGATTTACGTAAGGCGTCTGAAGACTTCGATCAGGCGATACGCGGACATATCAGTTTCTCGCTGGCAAACTGTTTTAGAAGTCTGTTCTTTGGATTAACGGGATCACGACTGGCATTAGTCCCTATGGTCGGCAAGAACGAGCGATATTTCCAACATCTGACGCGTATGTCCAGTGCTTTTGCGTTCGTGTCCGATGTCGCGATGTTGTCTCTTGGCGGTGCTCTCAAGCGCAAGGAAAAATTATCGGGTCGTCTTGCTGACGCGTTGAGTATGCTCTATCTCGCCTCTGCGACATTGAAACGTTATGAAGACGATGGACGTCCTGAAGAGGATTTGCCATTTCTGCGTTGGGCGCTTGATGATTGTTTATACGGAATTCAGGAGGCTTTGTACGGTATTTGTAAAAACTTTCCGAATCGCATCCTCGGCCAATTCCTGCGTTTTATCTGTTTTCCACTGGGCCGTACTTTTGCGCCACCGTCTGACGATTTAGGCCACAAAGTCTCAAGAAACTTGCTCGCCGATTCTGCATCACGCGATCGCTTAACATCGGGAATATTCGTGCCGTCTGATCAGAATGAACAAGTCGGGCGTCTTGAACAGGCGTTAAAAGATTTACCTGGTATAGAACGAATCGAAAAACTGATCCAAAAAGCTCGCAAGGAAGGTAAGCTAAAGGTAATCTCGATAAGCTATAAAGATATGGTGAACAAGGCCGTGAGCGAGAAAATAATCTCGCAGCAAGAGGCCGATCAGATTCTGTCTTATGATGCGCTTCGACGTGAAATTATTAAAGTTGATGATTTCGCGCCGAGCGAATTCAAACTGAAATCTTGA
- a CDS encoding aminotransferase class V-fold PLP-dependent enzyme translates to MANPTSSTEWLLSDQIFHLNHAAVAPWPRRTGDAIRRFVDENLSYGSKDYIQWLKRELQLREQIKTLLNADSTDDIALLKNTSEGLSVIAYGLEWQAGDNVVIASEEFPSNRIVWESLSDRFGVQTRMAELALTSSPEEALISLCDDNTKLLSVSSVQYASGTRMNLEVLGVFCRSKDILFCVDAIQSLGALKFNVKTCHADFVVADAHKWLLGPEGIALFYSTPKARDLLKLNQYGWHMVKDAGVFDKNHWQVAESGQRFECGSPNMLGIVAFNASLSLLLEIGLDEVEKKVLERTQYMIDSIHEHPSLRLNMRTEPQFLSGIVNFQHQHETSEKVWNRLKSANVLCALRGGGIRFSPHYYTPLETIQKAIQIAAN, encoded by the coding sequence ATGGCTAACCCAACGTCCAGTACCGAATGGTTGCTTAGCGACCAAATTTTCCACCTAAATCACGCGGCGGTAGCACCCTGGCCCCGTCGTACTGGAGACGCTATTCGTCGTTTTGTTGATGAAAATCTCAGCTACGGGTCTAAAGACTATATTCAATGGCTTAAACGTGAATTACAGCTGAGAGAACAGATTAAAACGTTACTAAATGCAGATTCAACCGACGATATTGCTCTTTTGAAAAACACCTCCGAAGGCTTGTCGGTGATCGCCTATGGTCTGGAATGGCAAGCTGGGGACAATGTGGTTATCGCTTCCGAGGAATTCCCCTCCAACCGAATTGTGTGGGAATCCCTATCCGATCGATTTGGGGTGCAGACCAGAATGGCAGAACTTGCTTTAACTTCATCCCCCGAAGAGGCGCTTATAAGCCTCTGTGATGACAATACAAAACTACTTTCAGTAAGCTCTGTTCAATACGCCAGTGGAACAAGAATGAATCTGGAAGTTCTGGGCGTATTTTGTCGCAGTAAGGACATTCTGTTTTGTGTCGATGCCATCCAGAGCTTGGGCGCACTTAAATTCAATGTAAAAACTTGCCATGCCGATTTCGTAGTGGCTGACGCGCATAAATGGTTATTAGGTCCGGAAGGCATCGCATTGTTTTATTCGACACCAAAAGCAAGGGATCTGTTGAAACTGAATCAATATGGCTGGCACATGGTCAAAGATGCGGGAGTATTCGACAAAAACCATTGGCAAGTTGCGGAAAGTGGACAACGCTTTGAATGTGGCAGTCCAAATATGCTTGGAATAGTGGCGTTCAACGCAAGCCTTTCCTTGCTACTTGAGATTGGGTTGGACGAAGTTGAGAAGAAAGTATTGGAACGAACACAATACATGATAGATTCAATACACGAACACCCGTCATTACGATTGAATATGCGGACCGAACCACAGTTTCTTTCCGGTATTGTCAATTTTCAGCACCAACATGAAACATCTGAAAAAGTTTGGAATCGATTAAAGAGTGCAAACGTACTTTGTGCCCTGAGAGGTGGCGGAATTCGATTTTCTCCGCATTACTATACCCCACTAGAAACGATTCAAAAGGCGATTCAAATAGCCGCAAATTAG
- a CDS encoding S8 family serine peptidase — MPIGYIRITVVAMLMFCFAMPLAAMQGQTVLLPTAASDGFIVKFKSTSSRASQQNTLATAGLKTVERFALTSGLSFVQTVTGQNKTNALSTLQQNPAIEYVEPNYLVQVEVVPNDPDFNRQYGLSNSGQNGGARNADISAPEAWDLTTGEGALIAVVDTGVDYNHPDLSSNIWINNGEVPNNGIDDDHNGYVDDIRGWDFANSDNDPMDDHGHGTHVSGIIAAQGNNGTGVAGVNWKASIMALKFMDGTGIGSTVNAIRAINYAVAMGARVSNNSWGGAGYSQALYDTIQAAAQKGHLVVAASGNDGVNNDDPNTPHYPSGYNLNNIISVAATDSSDNRAIFSNFGATTVDLGAPGVRIYSTLPGRSYQFMDGTSMAAPFVTGVAGLIISRLPDINIDTLVNAIINNTDPVSSMTGITTTGGRLNAFKALSSVTADIKISPNTANVGINDTLQFSAQGGTAPYQWSVNNTALAQIDSRGFFRALSAGKVQVNVIDASGFRSNTGDIVISDINISPNNADLIVGEVLQFSVSGGIAPYEWQTPPNGIGSIDRITGLFSALSSGVTEVSVRDSTGISKSSGSIRIVDIQPLMISPMRADLMPGETLAFRVSGGTAPYTWSVSDNLIASIDNAGVLIANQAGAVTVTVTDLSGNSVTSNAINISELAIVADNTTVRINETVNLIVKGGKPPYQWRVTNSNIANVDAEGILTAVNPGSIRVTIMDANGNIGRSQVILITNSAALNVFVRDNVISVNGTTTIKVSGGTPPYNWTNSNPSVVRVDENTGTVTGLRTGNAVISVTDSTGVMVASDTLEVRAVFLTPANSNIEVGQTVSYSVSGGVAPYRWEVSNTGIASIDSTGLLRGIATGAVTVNVFDRDNVKMSATVTVVAAGSGGAIHPLDIRPFTAVLSRRSQSELLFTATGGTAPYRFSLTNTTVGKINASTGAYIPFSDAPGETRIVVTDADGHVAESGIISVQ, encoded by the coding sequence ATGCCGATTGGGTACATTCGTATCACCGTAGTGGCGATGCTGATGTTTTGCTTCGCGATGCCGCTTGCTGCCATGCAGGGGCAGACGGTGCTATTGCCTACAGCCGCCAGTGATGGCTTTATCGTCAAATTCAAATCCACCTCTTCTCGAGCCAGCCAGCAGAATACCCTAGCCACCGCCGGACTAAAGACAGTAGAGCGTTTTGCACTCACAAGTGGATTGAGCTTCGTCCAAACCGTCACCGGGCAAAACAAGACAAATGCGCTGTCCACGCTCCAACAAAATCCCGCAATCGAATACGTCGAGCCGAACTATCTGGTCCAAGTTGAGGTCGTTCCAAATGACCCGGACTTCAATAGACAATACGGACTCAGCAATAGTGGCCAGAACGGCGGCGCCCGCAACGCGGATATCAGTGCGCCCGAAGCTTGGGATCTTACGACTGGCGAAGGGGCATTAATCGCTGTGGTCGATACGGGTGTCGACTATAACCACCCAGATCTGAGCTCAAACATTTGGATTAACAATGGCGAGGTGCCCAATAACGGCATTGATGATGATCACAATGGTTATGTTGATGACATCAGGGGGTGGGATTTTGCGAATAGCGACAATGACCCGATGGATGACCATGGCCATGGTACTCACGTATCCGGAATAATTGCGGCTCAGGGCAATAATGGTACCGGTGTCGCAGGTGTGAATTGGAAAGCCAGTATCATGGCATTGAAATTCATGGACGGTACGGGCATTGGATCGACTGTAAACGCTATTCGCGCAATCAATTATGCTGTGGCCATGGGTGCTCGCGTTTCGAATAATAGCTGGGGTGGAGCAGGCTATAGTCAGGCGCTTTATGACACTATTCAGGCAGCCGCGCAAAAAGGTCATCTCGTTGTGGCCGCTTCAGGAAACGACGGTGTTAATAATGATGACCCCAACACGCCGCATTATCCGTCAGGCTACAATCTGAACAACATCATTTCAGTCGCGGCAACCGACTCATCGGACAATCGTGCAATATTCTCTAATTTCGGGGCTACTACTGTGGACCTGGGGGCACCTGGGGTAAGAATTTACAGTACTTTGCCGGGACGCAGTTACCAGTTTATGGATGGTACTTCTATGGCGGCTCCTTTTGTTACAGGTGTCGCAGGATTGATTATCTCCCGTTTGCCGGACATCAATATCGATACTTTGGTCAATGCCATCATCAACAATACGGATCCTGTTTCATCAATGACGGGAATTACCACGACCGGAGGCAGGTTAAACGCGTTTAAGGCGCTGTCCAGCGTCACCGCAGATATCAAAATCTCTCCAAATACCGCTAATGTCGGAATAAACGATACGTTGCAATTTTCTGCTCAGGGCGGGACAGCTCCTTATCAGTGGAGCGTAAACAATACGGCACTAGCACAGATTGATAGTCGCGGGTTCTTTCGTGCACTTAGTGCAGGAAAGGTACAGGTAAATGTAATTGATGCCAGTGGTTTTCGTTCAAATACAGGTGATATCGTCATTAGTGATATCAATATCAGCCCGAATAACGCGGATCTGATCGTCGGCGAAGTGCTGCAGTTTTCTGTAAGTGGCGGTATCGCGCCCTATGAGTGGCAAACTCCACCCAACGGCATCGGCAGTATCGATAGAATAACAGGTTTATTCTCCGCCTTGTCGTCAGGTGTAACGGAAGTTAGTGTTAGAGACAGCACCGGTATCTCAAAAAGCAGTGGCAGCATCCGTATCGTCGATATTCAGCCACTGATGATATCTCCAATGAGAGCCGATCTCATGCCCGGAGAAACCCTGGCTTTCCGAGTCAGCGGCGGTACTGCGCCATATACATGGTCGGTATCGGATAATCTGATCGCTTCTATCGACAATGCCGGGGTGTTAATTGCAAATCAAGCCGGGGCAGTCACCGTAACCGTTACCGATTTAAGCGGCAATAGCGTTACTAGCAATGCAATTAACATAAGCGAATTAGCCATCGTTGCGGACAATACCACCGTGCGCATAAACGAGACAGTAAACCTTATCGTCAAAGGTGGTAAGCCGCCATATCAATGGCGAGTAACAAATTCAAATATCGCCAATGTCGACGCGGAAGGAATTCTTACTGCGGTCAATCCCGGATCGATACGCGTTACGATTATGGATGCGAACGGCAACATAGGGCGCTCCCAGGTGATTCTGATTACCAATAGTGCAGCTCTAAACGTTTTTGTTCGCGACAATGTAATTTCAGTGAACGGAACAACAACCATAAAAGTATCTGGTGGTACACCGCCTTATAACTGGACAAACAGCAATCCTTCCGTGGTGCGTGTGGACGAAAACACTGGAACCGTTACCGGATTAAGAACCGGGAACGCAGTTATCTCAGTCACAGATAGTACTGGGGTAATGGTCGCTTCAGACACGCTCGAAGTCAGAGCTGTGTTTCTAACCCCGGCGAATAGTAATATAGAAGTCGGGCAGACGGTTAGCTACAGCGTTAGCGGAGGCGTAGCGCCATATCGCTGGGAAGTGAGCAACACCGGTATTGCCTCCATTGATAGCACAGGCCTGCTCAGAGGCATCGCTACAGGGGCGGTAACGGTAAACGTATTCGACCGTGATAATGTGAAGATGTCGGCGACTGTGACCGTAGTCGCAGCAGGAAGTGGTGGAGCTATTCATCCTTTGGATATACGTCCTTTTACTGCAGTTCTCTCTAGACGCTCTCAAAGCGAATTGTTATTTACCGCGACCGGTGGCACAGCGCCCTATCGTTTTTCGCTAACTAATACGACGGTTGGAAAGATTAACGCCTCTACAGGTGCCTATATTCCATTTTCTGATGCTCCTGGAGAGACTAGGATAGTAGTCACGGATGCTGATGGTCACGTTGCCGAAAGCGGTATTATTTCAGTTCAATAG
- a CDS encoding response regulator has protein sequence MFKVLLVEDNHINQMVASKILRKTGMHVDIATNGLEALDLIKTNDYQLILMDCHMPKMDGFEATKKIRAMGLDMPVIALTASTDQETRELCFKAGMNEFISKPVRTLALTERVAYWLSHQMTKIG, from the coding sequence ATGTTTAAAGTGCTGTTAGTCGAAGACAACCATATCAACCAGATGGTTGCCTCAAAAATCCTGCGCAAAACCGGCATGCACGTAGATATCGCTACGAATGGATTAGAAGCGTTGGACTTGATCAAAACAAACGACTACCAGCTGATTTTGATGGACTGCCATATGCCGAAAATGGATGGCTTTGAGGCAACAAAGAAAATTCGTGCGATGGGGCTAGACATGCCGGTTATAGCCCTGACAGCCTCGACTGACCAGGAAACACGAGAGCTGTGTTTCAAAGCAGGTATGAATGAGTTCATCAGTAAACCGGTACGAACTTTGGCTTTGACCGAACGGGTCGCTTATTGGCTCAGCCATCAAATGACGAAAATCGGATAA
- a CDS encoding LysR substrate-binding domain-containing protein encodes MNIRDLQYFIAVADYRHFGKAAQRCFVSQPTLSGQLKKLEEELGAILFERTNRSVEITPIGELLLRHAREIMEKVDAMQQLAMAHQDPLAGPLRIGAIPTLSPYLIPLIISPLQQQFPQLKLVLSEELTDVLLERLRNHEIDAALLATDVDDQEFDTTALFDEPFWIAYPRKHAFYTSDKITARDLKGENILLLAEGHCLADQAMAMFHMEDRTRGGDFADLRAASLETLIQMVRAGFGLTVVPALAMQASWTTGSGVVAQQLSIRNASRRISLVTRRSFPRKQALQALCKVIADHLPNTVHIVFP; translated from the coding sequence ATGAATATACGAGATCTACAATACTTCATTGCCGTTGCTGACTATCGTCATTTTGGTAAAGCTGCGCAACGTTGTTTTGTAAGTCAACCAACATTAAGTGGTCAATTGAAAAAATTGGAAGAGGAGTTAGGTGCAATATTGTTTGAACGCACCAATCGATCCGTAGAGATTACCCCTATCGGTGAATTATTATTGCGTCACGCCCGTGAGATCATGGAAAAAGTCGACGCAATGCAGCAGCTGGCAATGGCCCACCAGGATCCATTGGCTGGGCCGTTGCGCATAGGCGCAATTCCAACACTCAGTCCCTATCTAATACCGTTAATCATCTCGCCTTTGCAACAACAGTTTCCTCAACTAAAACTTGTGCTGTCAGAAGAACTCACAGATGTTCTACTTGAGCGCCTTAGGAATCACGAGATAGACGCAGCATTGCTTGCAACCGATGTGGATGACCAGGAATTCGATACCACGGCGCTTTTTGACGAGCCATTCTGGATCGCATATCCACGTAAGCACGCATTCTATACCAGCGACAAAATCACCGCCCGTGATCTGAAAGGGGAAAATATTCTGTTGCTCGCTGAAGGCCATTGCCTTGCTGATCAGGCCATGGCGATGTTTCATATGGAAGACAGAACGCGAGGTGGCGACTTTGCCGATTTACGCGCGGCTAGTCTGGAAACTCTCATCCAGATGGTACGTGCTGGATTTGGTCTAACTGTTGTTCCCGCGCTTGCAATGCAGGCCTCGTGGACAACAGGAAGTGGCGTCGTCGCCCAGCAGCTCTCTATACGTAACGCATCGCGTAGAATCTCACTTGTAACACGCCGTAGTTTTCCACGAAAACAGGCCCTACAGGCGCTGTGCAAGGTAATCGCCGATCATTTGCCGAACACGGTCCATATCGTATTTCCATAG
- a CDS encoding rhodanese-like domain-containing protein produces the protein MKRYSELLDECRKTVKEIFPWDLASKIESGEKPLILDVREPHEFAAMRINGSICVPRGVLETACEWGFDDTIPALVRAREEEIIVVCRSGNRSLFAAQTMQQMGYKHVLSLQTGLRGWNDYEQPLEDDAGNAVDEDFADDFFASKVSKEQLGP, from the coding sequence ATGAAACGATACTCAGAACTGCTTGATGAATGCCGTAAAACGGTAAAGGAGATTTTCCCCTGGGATCTCGCCAGTAAAATAGAAAGCGGTGAAAAGCCTTTAATACTCGATGTTAGAGAACCACATGAGTTTGCAGCCATGCGCATCAACGGTTCCATCTGCGTCCCTCGTGGCGTACTCGAAACTGCGTGTGAATGGGGATTTGATGACACTATCCCAGCTCTGGTTCGCGCACGAGAAGAGGAAATAATTGTCGTCTGCCGCTCAGGAAACCGTAGTCTTTTCGCAGCACAAACTATGCAACAGATGGGCTATAAGCATGTGTTGTCACTACAAACCGGACTACGAGGCTGGAATGACTACGAACAACCACTCGAAGATGATGCAGGTAATGCCGTGGATGAAGATTTCGCCGACGACTTTTTTGCCTCCAAGGTGAGCAAGGAACAATTGGGTCCATAA
- a CDS encoding response regulator transcription factor gives MTIETEKNIRVLLIDDHSLFRAGLEGLLATRGIDVIGSFGDADSGLDMAKALSPDIVLLDIRMPNTSGLKVLTQLRKLNLKMPIVMLTTSREDTDIAEALQCGANGYLLKDMEPDELIDALHSIMQGETVVAQDLTATLARVVQGNINKPDSQDKLSDLTPREREILTQIAEGGSNKVIARNLGITDGTVKLHVKSILRKLNVHSRVEAAVIAVEHGLGKQQQTLN, from the coding sequence ATGACAATAGAAACAGAAAAGAACATACGTGTGCTGCTCATTGATGATCATTCACTTTTTCGAGCCGGATTAGAGGGTCTGCTGGCTACCAGAGGAATTGATGTCATCGGTTCATTTGGCGATGCCGATAGTGGCTTGGATATGGCAAAAGCCCTGAGTCCAGACATTGTGTTGCTCGATATTCGCATGCCCAATACAAGTGGGCTGAAAGTATTGACCCAATTGCGCAAGCTCAATTTGAAGATGCCAATCGTGATGCTGACGACTAGCCGCGAGGACACCGATATTGCCGAGGCACTCCAATGTGGAGCGAACGGATATCTGCTAAAGGATATGGAGCCTGATGAATTGATCGATGCCTTACATTCTATCATGCAAGGAGAAACCGTCGTCGCCCAGGATCTCACTGCTACTTTGGCTCGTGTGGTTCAAGGAAACATCAATAAACCGGACAGCCAGGATAAGCTCAGTGACTTGACGCCACGCGAACGTGAAATTCTGACTCAGATCGCTGAAGGCGGAAGCAATAAAGTGATCGCGCGCAATCTTGGCATTACCGACGGCACCGTGAAACTACACGTAAAGTCGATTTTGCGCAAACTTAACGTACATTCGCGCGTCGAGGCCGCCGTTATTGCTGTGGAACATGGTCTAGGCAAGCAGCAACAGACATTGAATTAA